From Natrinema amylolyticum, the proteins below share one genomic window:
- a CDS encoding GNAT family N-acetyltransferase, which translates to MEYELLAWPPDGPKLRLDHERFSYAGKFVMTNTGKAVARAEDGQIVAAVAFNEDRTDEDTLWLRYVTVDRERRGEGIGPRLCGLVRDRAVDRGYDRLRIAVNNPFAYEALYRTGFAYTGETTGIAELILEYPTPTADSDTDWDERERYQTGLDEFRDRELSEEEAAFLESRRDSEPPALESDGE; encoded by the coding sequence GTGGAGTACGAACTGCTCGCGTGGCCGCCCGACGGGCCCAAGCTCCGACTCGATCACGAACGGTTCAGCTACGCCGGCAAGTTCGTCATGACGAACACGGGGAAGGCGGTGGCTCGAGCCGAGGACGGCCAGATCGTCGCGGCCGTCGCGTTCAACGAAGATCGAACCGACGAGGACACGCTGTGGCTGCGCTACGTGACCGTCGATCGCGAGCGCCGCGGCGAGGGGATCGGTCCCCGGCTCTGCGGACTGGTTCGCGATCGGGCCGTCGACCGGGGCTACGACCGGCTCCGGATCGCCGTCAACAACCCCTTCGCCTACGAGGCGCTCTATCGAACGGGATTCGCCTATACCGGCGAGACGACGGGCATCGCCGAACTGATTCTCGAGTACCCGACACCGACCGCTGATTCTGACACGGACTGGGACGAGCGAGAGCGCTACCAGACCGGACTCGACGAGTTCCGCGACCGGGAGCTCTCCGAGGAAGAGGCGGCGTTCCTCGAGTCGCGGCGCGACAGCGAGCCGCCCGCCCTCGAGTCGGACGGCGAGTGA
- the fen gene encoding flap endonuclease-1 → MGNAALRDIAVIEDIPFDEIEGVVAVDAHNWLYRYLTTTVKWTDSGTYTTADGTEVANLVGIIQGLPKFFEHDITPVMVFDGGPSDLKDDEIESRREQRRSYEDQLETAREEGDEVAIAQLESRTQRLTPTIQETSRELLRLLDVPIVEAPAEGEAQAAHMVKRGDADYVGSEDYDALLFGSPLTLRQLTSKGDPELMDLEATLAHHDLTLEQLIDAAILIGTDFNEGVSGIGPKTAIKAITEHGDLWSVLEARGAHVEYGDRVRQLFRDPDVTDDYEFDAAVDPDLEAAKSYVTDEWGVDAGEVERGFERIEESVTQTGLDRWT, encoded by the coding sequence ATGGGAAACGCTGCACTTCGGGACATCGCCGTCATCGAGGACATCCCCTTCGACGAGATCGAGGGCGTCGTCGCCGTCGACGCGCACAACTGGCTCTATCGGTACCTGACGACGACGGTCAAGTGGACCGACAGCGGGACGTACACGACCGCGGACGGGACCGAAGTCGCCAACCTCGTGGGAATCATCCAGGGACTGCCCAAGTTCTTCGAACACGACATCACGCCGGTGATGGTCTTCGACGGCGGCCCCTCCGATCTCAAGGACGACGAGATCGAGTCCCGCCGCGAACAGCGCCGGAGCTACGAGGACCAACTCGAGACCGCTCGCGAGGAGGGCGACGAGGTAGCCATCGCCCAACTCGAGTCGCGCACGCAGCGGTTGACGCCGACGATTCAGGAGACCAGCCGCGAACTCCTCCGGCTGCTCGACGTGCCGATCGTCGAAGCGCCGGCGGAGGGCGAGGCCCAGGCCGCCCACATGGTCAAACGGGGCGACGCCGATTACGTGGGCTCGGAGGACTACGACGCCCTGCTCTTCGGCTCGCCGCTGACGCTGCGCCAACTGACGAGCAAGGGCGATCCCGAACTGATGGACCTCGAGGCGACCCTCGCGCATCACGACCTGACCCTCGAGCAGCTGATCGACGCGGCGATCCTCATCGGAACGGACTTCAACGAGGGCGTCTCCGGCATCGGCCCGAAGACGGCGATCAAAGCGATCACCGAGCACGGCGACCTCTGGAGCGTGCTCGAGGCCCGCGGCGCACACGTCGAGTACGGCGACCGCGTCCGGCAGCTGTTTCGCGACCCCGACGTGACCGACGACTACGAGTTCGACGCGGCCGTCGATCCCGACCTCGAGGCCGCGAAGTCGTACGTGACCGACGAGTGGGGCGTCGACGCCGGCGAGGTCGAGCGCGGCTTCGAGCGCATCGAGGAGAGCGTCACGCAGACGGGTCTGGATCGCTGGACCTGA
- a CDS encoding ATP-binding protein: MGFFLEKEGDQFRVIKTRGTDLEEGVATLSACPNQYCKQTITLDVPVGVEDTAAAGWDDDPLYRTYDLGCYLGTRVTDGDGVYGSVCFASSSARTLEFTDAEYTFLELMGQWLSYELERQQREMELRASKEQLERVFESSHDAIYINDPYADEILDVNQAGCEMLGYSEEDVRSRGPSDFHPDEMDRFREFVDEVYEEGAGWADEFTCLHRDGRRIPVEMSASQIEYDDRQCMLAIVRDISERKEHERSQQRLYEIAADPDQSFEEKLQAVFDLGCDRFDMELGGIAKVDPSTDRFEVEFTNGDRGRFESGERYPLSRMYCSDIVDAEETHAITDPATDGFGDKLCHEEFGIRTYLGSHLDLEGTDDRTFWFVSTESRAEFSEAERTFHHLMGQWVKYEFERQQYERDLEETIDRLQQSNDRLKQFAYAASHDLQEPLRMVSSYLQLLERRYGDDLDGEAREFIDFAVDGADRMRAMVDDLLAFSRVEASDGEFQTVDCDAVLDHVSEDLQVQIEENDAALSVESLPTVTADSEQLEQLFCNLVSNGIKYNDSERPRVDVTVEERTDHWRFAVADNGIGIDPDRTDRIFEVFKRLHHEDEYTGTGIGLSLCQEIVDNHGGDIWVESEPGDGSTFYITLPKRGPN; this comes from the coding sequence ATGGGATTCTTCCTCGAGAAGGAGGGGGATCAGTTTCGGGTCATCAAGACGCGCGGGACCGACCTCGAGGAGGGCGTCGCGACGCTCTCGGCGTGTCCGAATCAGTACTGCAAGCAGACGATCACGCTGGACGTGCCGGTCGGGGTCGAAGACACCGCCGCGGCCGGGTGGGACGACGATCCGCTGTACCGGACGTACGATCTCGGCTGCTATCTCGGCACCAGAGTGACCGACGGAGACGGGGTCTACGGGTCGGTGTGCTTCGCGTCCAGTTCGGCCCGGACGCTGGAGTTCACCGACGCCGAGTACACGTTCCTGGAGCTGATGGGACAGTGGCTGAGTTACGAACTCGAGCGCCAGCAGCGCGAGATGGAGCTCCGAGCGTCCAAAGAGCAGTTAGAGCGCGTCTTCGAGAGCAGTCACGATGCGATTTACATCAACGATCCCTACGCCGACGAGATACTCGACGTCAACCAGGCGGGCTGTGAGATGCTCGGGTACTCGGAGGAGGACGTCCGCTCGCGCGGCCCGTCGGACTTCCATCCCGACGAGATGGATCGGTTCCGGGAGTTCGTCGACGAGGTGTACGAGGAGGGGGCCGGCTGGGCCGACGAGTTCACGTGTCTCCACAGGGACGGCAGACGGATCCCGGTCGAGATGTCGGCGTCCCAGATCGAATACGACGATCGGCAGTGCATGCTCGCGATCGTCCGCGACATCAGCGAGCGGAAAGAACACGAGCGCTCCCAACAGCGGTTGTACGAGATCGCGGCCGATCCCGATCAGTCGTTCGAGGAGAAGCTGCAGGCGGTATTCGATCTGGGGTGTGACCGGTTCGATATGGAGCTGGGCGGTATCGCGAAAGTGGATCCGTCCACCGACCGGTTCGAGGTAGAGTTCACGAACGGTGACCGTGGTCGATTCGAGTCGGGAGAGCGGTACCCGCTCTCCAGGATGTACTGCAGCGATATCGTCGACGCGGAGGAGACGCACGCCATTACCGATCCCGCGACGGACGGGTTCGGCGACAAACTGTGTCACGAGGAGTTCGGCATTCGAACCTACCTCGGATCGCACCTCGATCTCGAGGGCACGGACGATCGGACGTTCTGGTTTGTCTCGACCGAATCGCGAGCGGAGTTCTCGGAGGCCGAACGGACCTTCCACCACCTGATGGGACAGTGGGTGAAGTACGAGTTCGAACGACAACAGTACGAGCGAGACTTGGAAGAGACGATCGATCGACTGCAGCAGTCGAACGACCGACTGAAGCAGTTCGCCTACGCCGCCTCCCACGACCTCCAAGAGCCGCTGCGGATGGTCTCGAGCTATCTCCAGCTCCTCGAGAGACGGTACGGGGACGACCTCGACGGGGAGGCGCGGGAGTTCATCGACTTCGCGGTCGACGGTGCCGACCGGATGCGAGCGATGGTCGACGATCTCCTCGCGTTCTCTCGGGTCGAAGCGTCCGACGGGGAGTTCCAGACGGTCGATTGCGACGCGGTCCTCGACCACGTGAGCGAGGACCTGCAGGTTCAGATCGAAGAGAACGACGCGGCGCTCTCGGTCGAGTCGCTCCCGACGGTGACGGCCGACAGCGAACAGCTCGAACAGCTGTTCTGTAATCTCGTGTCGAACGGAATCAAGTACAACGACAGCGAGCGACCGCGAGTCGACGTCACGGTCGAAGAGCGGACCGATCACTGGCGGTTCGCGGTGGCAGACAACGGGATCGGTATCGACCCGGACAGGACGGACCGAATCTTCGAGGTCTTCAAGCGACTCCACCACGAGGACGAGTACACGGGGACCGGTATCGGCCTCTCGCTGTGCCAAGAGATCGTCGACAATCACGGCGGTGACATCTGGGTCGAGTCCGAACCCGGAGACGGGTCGACGTTCTACATCACCCTCCCGAAGCGCGGCCCGAACTGA
- a CDS encoding MEDS domain-containing protein produces the protein MSQPADRSDQPGGTGSGGELEALRQNSAVRGPLEPLSDRERSLTDHDHPTNHLALIYENSDERFAAVVPFIREGIERGERCLYIVDDGSRDEVLAALRDGGVDVDAALDTGQLSIRAAEETYLTGGEFDTDETRTLLETAVAEGLDEYEGVRVTAEETWLGGDETAQRGFADCEAHVNNLIDGENALALCQYDRTELPTSVIEQAIETHPYLIYDGTVCRNFYYTPPAEFFGPERPSREVDRKLATLVDRTEARVTLRARERYRRELYDVVSDTEASFDEKLADLLALGRDRFGLEIGYFARTDDGAFEIVDAVGPNERIEAGVTDSLADTYCEKLLAAPGPISVTDAAAEGWTDDRAYQRFGLDAYFATTVSVGAEDYGTLCFASETPREREYTDAERTFLDLMGQWLSYELDRRHRERYLRESYEITSDPDRSFDEKLEALLELGCERLGLEMAGLNHLPSWDGEFRLEAGVGFDTGPADESL, from the coding sequence ATGAGTCAACCGGCCGACCGCAGTGACCAGCCGGGCGGAACGGGTTCCGGGGGAGAACTCGAGGCGCTGCGTCAGAACTCGGCGGTTCGCGGCCCGCTCGAACCGCTCAGCGACCGCGAGCGGTCGCTCACCGATCACGACCATCCGACGAACCATCTCGCGTTGATCTACGAGAACAGCGACGAACGGTTCGCGGCGGTCGTCCCGTTTATTCGGGAAGGGATCGAGCGAGGTGAGCGGTGCCTGTATATCGTCGACGACGGCTCGCGGGACGAGGTGCTCGCCGCGCTTCGGGACGGCGGCGTCGACGTCGACGCCGCGCTCGACACCGGTCAGCTCTCGATACGCGCCGCCGAGGAGACCTATCTGACCGGCGGTGAGTTCGACACCGACGAGACTCGGACGCTCCTCGAGACCGCCGTGGCGGAGGGTCTCGACGAGTACGAGGGCGTTCGCGTGACCGCCGAGGAGACGTGGCTCGGCGGCGACGAGACGGCACAGCGCGGCTTCGCAGATTGCGAGGCACACGTGAACAACCTCATCGATGGCGAGAACGCCCTGGCGCTCTGTCAGTACGATCGCACCGAACTCCCGACGTCGGTCATCGAGCAAGCCATCGAGACCCATCCCTATCTCATCTACGACGGCACGGTCTGCCGGAACTTCTACTACACACCGCCGGCGGAGTTCTTCGGCCCCGAGCGGCCGTCACGCGAGGTCGACCGCAAGTTGGCGACGCTGGTCGATCGGACCGAGGCGCGAGTGACGCTCCGGGCTCGCGAGCGATACCGTCGCGAACTGTACGACGTCGTCTCGGACACCGAGGCGTCGTTCGACGAGAAACTCGCGGACCTGCTCGCGCTGGGCCGCGACCGGTTCGGGCTCGAAATCGGCTACTTCGCCCGCACCGACGACGGTGCGTTCGAGATCGTCGACGCGGTGGGACCGAACGAACGGATCGAGGCGGGCGTGACCGACTCGCTCGCGGACACGTACTGCGAGAAGCTCCTCGCAGCGCCCGGCCCGATCTCCGTGACGGACGCGGCGGCGGAGGGATGGACCGACGACCGCGCCTATCAGCGGTTCGGGTTGGACGCCTACTTCGCGACGACCGTGAGCGTCGGCGCCGAGGACTACGGGACGCTGTGTTTCGCGTCCGAGACGCCGCGCGAGCGAGAGTACACCGATGCCGAACGGACCTTCCTCGACCTGATGGGCCAATGGCTCAGCTACGAACTGGACCGCCGTCACCGCGAACGGTACCTCCGCGAGAGCTACGAGATCACGTCCGACCCCGACCGCTCGTTCGACGAGAAACTCGAGGCGCTGCTCGAGCTCGGCTGCGAGCGGTTGGGCCTCGAGATGGCCGGGCTGAACCATCTCCCCTCGTGGGACGGCGAATTCCGGTTGGAGGCGGGCGTCGGCTTCGATACGGGTCCCGCGGACGAGTCACTGTGA
- a CDS encoding zinc-dependent alcohol dehydrogenase family protein gives MKAYEVQDATSDYSGIVEVERDRPEPAADEVLVEIRAASLNYRDLAIANEDLTYPGTELPVVPLCDGAGEVVAVGEDVRRLSEGARVATPFAPDWVDGPVAPEKIARTTGGNVDGALAEYATFPADSLAVLPDNLSYEQGATLTCAGLTAWRELREEGDLTADETVLVLGTGGVSTFALQFATMQGADVFVTSSSDEKLERARELGATWTLNYEETTEWGEAVQEDVGGVDHVIEVGGSGTLQRSIEATAFDGHVHLIGVLSGPEGQVHPGPILQKAVTVKGSMGVGSRAMFDRMNSAIEAADLEPVIDRTFGFDEAREAYRYVEAGEHQGKVVISLE, from the coding sequence ATGAAGGCTTACGAAGTTCAGGACGCCACGAGTGACTACTCCGGCATCGTCGAAGTCGAACGCGACCGTCCCGAACCGGCGGCCGACGAGGTGCTCGTCGAGATTCGCGCCGCCTCGCTCAACTACCGCGATCTGGCGATCGCCAACGAAGACCTCACGTATCCCGGCACGGAACTGCCGGTCGTCCCGCTCTGTGACGGGGCCGGCGAGGTCGTCGCGGTCGGCGAGGACGTCCGGCGCCTCTCGGAGGGCGCCCGCGTCGCGACCCCCTTCGCGCCCGACTGGGTCGACGGTCCGGTCGCGCCCGAGAAGATCGCGCGGACGACGGGCGGGAACGTCGACGGCGCGCTGGCCGAGTACGCGACGTTCCCCGCCGACAGTCTCGCGGTGCTCCCCGACAACCTCTCGTACGAGCAGGGGGCCACGCTGACCTGCGCCGGACTGACCGCGTGGCGCGAACTCCGCGAGGAGGGCGATCTGACCGCCGACGAGACCGTCTTAGTGCTGGGCACCGGCGGCGTCTCGACGTTCGCGCTGCAGTTCGCGACGATGCAGGGCGCCGACGTCTTCGTCACCTCCTCGAGCGACGAGAAACTCGAGCGCGCCCGCGAGTTGGGCGCGACCTGGACGCTCAACTACGAGGAGACGACCGAGTGGGGCGAGGCCGTCCAGGAGGATGTCGGCGGTGTCGACCACGTCATCGAGGTCGGCGGTTCGGGAACGCTCCAGCGGTCGATCGAGGCCACGGCCTTCGACGGACACGTCCACCTCATCGGCGTCCTCTCCGGGCCGGAGGGGCAGGTCCACCCCGGTCCGATCCTCCAGAAGGCGGTCACGGTCAAGGGCTCGATGGGCGTCGGCAGCCGCGCGATGTTCGACCGGATGAACAGCGCGATCGAAGCCGCGGACCTCGAGCCGGTGATCGACCGCACCTTCGGCTTCGACGAGGCCCGAGAGGCCTATCGCTACGTAGAGGCCGGCGAGCACCAGGGAAAGGTCGTGATCTCGCTCGAGTGA
- a CDS encoding NAD(P)/FAD-dependent oxidoreductase: protein MHVVVLGAGYAGLTLTRLLEADLPEEAEITLVDESPDHLVQHELHRVIRRPELAAAITVGLPEVLERATVRVARVEEIDRDERVVSLSTGALSYDVAAICLGARTAYYGLEGVPEHGIPLKRLAHARRIRRRALEALRDDGRIVVGGAGLSGVQVAGELAALAREERGSASIEVLEQRERVAPGFSTDFGDAIARALEDDDIEIRTGTAVVGADESGIRLESGERLPSDLFVWTGGIRGPDALGGDRPAVDGDLRLDDHAFALGDAARVVDADGEAVPASAQAAVREARTAAENIERLVGARLDGVETFEPDLESFTFESPGWVVSVGDDAVATVGSQILTGRPAKALKASVGVGYLSGVGDAGNAAGFAYREFVPDRFRRDR from the coding sequence ATGCACGTCGTCGTCCTCGGCGCGGGCTATGCGGGGCTGACCCTGACGCGGCTGCTCGAGGCGGACCTCCCCGAGGAGGCCGAGATCACGCTGGTCGACGAGTCGCCGGACCACCTCGTCCAGCACGAACTCCACCGCGTGATTCGGCGGCCGGAGCTGGCCGCCGCGATCACGGTCGGGCTCCCCGAGGTGCTCGAGCGGGCCACCGTTCGCGTCGCCCGCGTCGAGGAGATCGATCGAGACGAGCGGGTCGTCTCCCTCTCGACCGGCGCGCTGTCCTACGACGTGGCGGCGATCTGTCTGGGCGCGCGGACGGCCTACTACGGACTCGAGGGCGTCCCCGAACACGGGATTCCGCTGAAGCGGCTCGCACACGCACGTCGGATTCGGCGGCGGGCACTCGAGGCGCTACGGGACGACGGTCGAATCGTCGTCGGCGGAGCCGGCCTCTCCGGCGTCCAGGTCGCGGGCGAACTCGCCGCGCTGGCCCGCGAGGAGCGCGGCTCGGCGTCGATCGAGGTCCTCGAGCAGCGAGAGCGGGTCGCGCCGGGGTTCTCCACCGACTTCGGGGACGCGATAGCACGCGCGCTCGAGGACGACGATATCGAGATTCGAACGGGGACGGCCGTCGTCGGAGCCGACGAGAGCGGCATCCGCCTCGAGTCGGGCGAACGCCTCCCCTCGGACCTGTTCGTCTGGACCGGCGGCATTCGGGGTCCGGACGCTCTCGGGGGCGACCGGCCGGCGGTCGACGGCGACCTGCGACTCGACGACCACGCGTTCGCGCTCGGCGACGCCGCGCGGGTCGTCGACGCGGACGGGGAGGCGGTCCCCGCGAGCGCGCAGGCGGCCGTTCGAGAGGCCCGAACGGCGGCCGAGAACATCGAGCGGCTCGTCGGGGCCCGGCTCGACGGCGTCGAAACGTTCGAACCCGACCTCGAGTCGTTCACATTCGAGTCGCCGGGCTGGGTCGTCAGCGTCGGCGACGATGCGGTTGCGACGGTCGGCTCTCAGATCCTCACGGGACGGCCCGCGAAGGCGCTGAAGGCGAGCGTCGGCGTGGGCTACCTCTCCGGCGTCGGCGACGCCGGCAACGCTGCCGGCTTCGCCTATCGGGAGTTCGTTCCGGATCGGTTCCGGCGCGATCGCTGA
- the mvaD gene encoding phosphomevalonate decarboxylase MvaD: protein MKATAMAHPIQGLVKYHGMRDDIKRLPYHDSISVCTAPSHTRTTVEFSMDYEEDTFVVDGEELDGRAYERVEAVVEKARSKSDAAHTVYPVRLESENSFPTNVGLGSSSSGFAAAAMALAEAAELDATKQEISTIARVGSASAARAVTGAFSHLRTGMNDEDCRSERVPSDLHEDLKIIVGLVPYHKDTDDAHREAADSHMFQARNAHIHEQIAKMRDSLRNDDFEGVFERAEHDSLSLAATTMTGPSGWVYWQPATLAIFNKVRELREEEDIPVYFSTDTGASVYVNTTEEHADEVEEAVADCGVSTTTWDVGGPARLLDEDDHLF from the coding sequence ATGAAAGCCACGGCCATGGCCCACCCCATTCAGGGACTGGTCAAGTATCACGGGATGCGCGACGATATCAAGCGACTTCCCTATCACGACAGTATCAGCGTCTGTACGGCTCCCAGCCACACGCGGACGACTGTCGAGTTCTCCATGGACTACGAGGAGGACACCTTCGTCGTCGACGGCGAGGAACTCGACGGGCGCGCGTACGAACGGGTCGAGGCCGTCGTCGAGAAGGCCCGCTCGAAGTCCGACGCCGCGCACACGGTGTATCCCGTCCGCCTCGAGAGCGAGAACAGCTTCCCCACTAACGTCGGGCTGGGCTCGTCCTCGTCGGGCTTTGCGGCGGCGGCGATGGCGCTGGCCGAGGCGGCCGAACTCGACGCCACGAAACAGGAAATCTCGACCATCGCGCGCGTCGGCTCGGCTTCGGCCGCACGAGCGGTCACCGGTGCCTTCTCGCATCTCCGTACCGGGATGAACGACGAGGACTGTCGCTCCGAGCGGGTGCCGTCGGACCTCCACGAGGACCTGAAGATCATCGTCGGCCTCGTCCCCTACCACAAGGACACCGACGACGCCCACCGGGAAGCCGCCGACAGCCACATGTTCCAGGCCCGCAACGCCCACATCCACGAGCAGATCGCGAAGATGCGGGACTCCCTGCGCAACGACGACTTCGAGGGCGTGTTCGAACGCGCCGAACACGACTCGCTGTCGCTGGCCGCGACCACGATGACCGGCCCGTCGGGCTGGGTCTACTGGCAGCCGGCCACCCTCGCGATCTTCAACAAAGTGCGCGAACTCCGCGAGGAAGAGGACATCCCCGTCTACTTCTCGACCGACACCGGCGCCAGCGTCTACGTCAACACTACCGAGGAGCACGCCGATGAAGTCGAGGAGGCCGTCGCCGACTGCGGCGTCTCGACGACCACCTGGGACGTCGGCGGCCCCGCGCGACTGTTGGACGAGGACGACCACCTGTTCTGA
- the nth gene encoding endonuclease III: MGTPRETTQAQAEAVVDRLEEEYPDSTISLRYSNRLELLIAVILSAQCTDERVNQETKHLFETYDGAEDYANADQDELAEDLNSITYYNSKAEYIRDSCATILEEHDGEVPDTMEELTELSGVGRKTANVVLQHGHDIVEGIVVDTHVQRLSRRLGLTEEEYPERIEQDLIEIVPEDDWQQFTHLCIDHGRAVCTAQNPDCTDCVLADLCPSEKGDSEIDLASGDPW, translated from the coding sequence ATGGGAACCCCACGTGAGACGACGCAGGCTCAAGCCGAGGCGGTCGTCGATCGCCTCGAGGAGGAGTATCCCGACTCGACGATTTCGCTGCGGTACTCGAATCGCCTCGAGTTGCTGATCGCGGTGATCCTCTCGGCGCAGTGTACGGACGAACGGGTGAACCAGGAGACGAAGCACCTCTTCGAGACGTACGACGGGGCCGAGGACTACGCCAACGCCGATCAGGACGAACTCGCCGAGGACCTGAACTCGATCACCTACTACAACAGCAAGGCGGAGTACATCCGCGACTCCTGTGCGACGATCCTCGAGGAACACGACGGCGAGGTGCCGGACACGATGGAGGAACTGACCGAGCTCTCCGGCGTCGGCCGGAAGACGGCGAACGTCGTTCTCCAGCACGGCCATGACATCGTCGAGGGGATCGTCGTCGACACGCACGTCCAGCGGCTCTCGCGACGGTTGGGGCTGACCGAGGAGGAGTATCCCGAACGGATCGAACAGGACCTGATCGAGATCGTCCCCGAGGACGACTGGCAGCAGTTCACGCATCTCTGTATCGATCACGGGCGGGCGGTCTGTACGGCACAGAATCCCGACTGTACCGACTGCGTGCTGGCGGATCTCTGTCCGTCCGAAAAGGGCGACAGCGAGATCGACCTCGCCTCCGGGGACCCCTGGTAA
- a CDS encoding NAD(+)/NADH kinase, with the protein MDAAWDGDDSPVVGVVDTETDTSDAIEIDNPLESAVADVDGTIASGTLEEVLAAEPSVLVAVGEATLSAVARADLDSPVVPVGSVTGINSVDRDRLPDALAAVLAGRAVRRERPVLEVTLESAGDGDSDEPAVRERALFDVTLITDEPARISEYSIRDRGADVATFRADGVVTATPAGSHGYASAVDAPQLSPAVDAVAVAPIGPFVTQTRRWVLPDDELTFAVERDEGDITLVVDGRSVGTVTVDSRVTVSLAGSLPTLVVPDERLEGK; encoded by the coding sequence ATGGATGCCGCGTGGGACGGGGACGACTCCCCCGTCGTCGGGGTCGTCGATACCGAGACGGACACCAGCGACGCCATCGAGATCGACAACCCCCTCGAGTCGGCGGTCGCCGACGTCGACGGGACGATCGCGAGCGGCACACTCGAGGAAGTCCTCGCGGCGGAGCCGTCGGTGCTGGTGGCGGTCGGCGAGGCGACGCTGTCGGCAGTCGCTCGCGCCGATCTCGACTCGCCCGTAGTCCCGGTCGGTTCGGTCACCGGGATCAACTCGGTCGATCGCGACCGCCTCCCCGACGCGCTCGCTGCCGTCCTCGCCGGACGCGCCGTCCGTCGCGAGCGGCCCGTTCTGGAGGTCACTCTCGAGTCGGCTGGCGATGGCGATTCGGACGAGCCCGCGGTCCGGGAGCGCGCTCTGTTCGACGTGACGCTCATCACCGACGAACCCGCCCGAATCTCAGAGTACAGTATCCGAGATCGGGGGGCCGACGTCGCGACCTTTCGCGCCGACGGCGTCGTGACGGCGACGCCAGCGGGGAGCCACGGCTACGCGAGCGCGGTCGACGCGCCGCAGCTCTCTCCGGCCGTCGACGCGGTCGCGGTCGCCCCGATCGGTCCCTTCGTCACCCAGACCCGACGGTGGGTGTTGCCCGACGACGAGCTGACGTTCGCGGTCGAACGTGATGAGGGTGATATCACCCTCGTCGTCGACGGCCGATCGGTCGGCACGGTCACCGTCGACTCGCGGGTCACCGTCTCCCTCGCCGGCTCGCTCCCGACGCTGGTCGTTCCGGACGAGCGACTCGAGGGCAAGTAG